A region of Reichenbachiella carrageenanivorans DNA encodes the following proteins:
- the atpF gene encoding F0F1 ATP synthase subunit B has product MELVTPGIGLIFWQTVVFLAVFGILAGFVWKPITDALRTRESFIQDSLDAAENAKKKIEELKQDNEYLLQEARIERDKMISDAAVVAAKIKEDAKEETSKITAKMIEEAKAVINTEKNAALADVKNLVANLSLDIAEKVLKNSLADKKAQEALVKDLIKDIKVN; this is encoded by the coding sequence GTGGAACTAGTTACCCCAGGTATAGGTCTTATTTTTTGGCAGACAGTAGTATTCCTAGCAGTATTTGGCATCTTGGCTGGATTTGTATGGAAGCCAATCACTGATGCGTTGAGAACAAGAGAGTCTTTTATTCAGGATTCTTTGGACGCTGCAGAAAATGCTAAAAAGAAAATAGAAGAGCTTAAGCAAGACAACGAATACTTGCTTCAAGAGGCTCGCATTGAAAGAGACAAAATGATCAGTGATGCCGCTGTAGTGGCCGCCAAAATAAAGGAGGACGCTAAAGAAGAAACATCTAAGATCACAGCTAAAATGATAGAAGAGGCAAAGGCCGTCATCAATACGGAAAAAAATGCCGCTCTAGCTGACGTGAAAAATCTCGTGGCCAACTTGTCGTTAGACATTGCTGAAAAAGTCTTGAAAAACAGCTTGGCTGACAAAAAAGCACAAGAAGCTTTAGTGAAAGATTTAATAAAAGACATAAAAGTAAACTAG
- the atpH gene encoding ATP synthase F1 subunit delta — protein sequence MSEFRIASRYAKSLLELAVEKKCLDEVNADMYTFTDVCKNNSDLVLLLKSPVIAHYKKLSILKEVFNGKVNDMTMAIFDILAKKNREMYLPEVAAAFKSQYNLFKGIVESTITTVNPISEEVRKEISAIVKKITNQEVVLTEKTNPELIGGFVLKIGDKQIDDSVSGKLKELRFQFVDKGYVSKM from the coding sequence ATGTCAGAATTTAGGATAGCCTCCAGATACGCAAAATCGCTCCTTGAACTAGCGGTAGAAAAGAAGTGCTTGGATGAAGTGAATGCCGACATGTATACATTTACAGATGTATGCAAGAATAACAGCGATTTGGTTTTGCTATTGAAAAGCCCCGTCATTGCTCATTACAAGAAGCTATCTATCCTCAAGGAAGTTTTTAATGGGAAGGTCAATGATATGACGATGGCCATTTTTGATATCCTAGCGAAGAAGAATAGAGAAATGTATTTGCCAGAAGTGGCAGCTGCATTCAAATCACAATATAACCTTTTCAAAGGTATAGTCGAAAGCACCATCACTACGGTGAATCCAATATCAGAAGAGGTGAGAAAAGAAATAAGCGCCATTGTGAAGAAAATCACAAATCAAGAAGTGGTGCTCACAGAAAAAACCAATCCAGAGTTGATTGGTGGATTCGTATTAAAAATAGGTGATAAACAAATAGATGATAGCGTAAGCGGCAAATTGAAAGAATTAAGATTTCAGTTTGTAGATAAAGGCTATGTGAGTAAAATGTAA
- the atpG gene encoding ATP synthase F1 subunit gamma, which yields MANLKEVKNRISSVTSTQQITSAMKMVAAAKLKRAQDKITQMRPYSQKLTGLLQNVSAGMDDNAENIYGQEREVNNVLLVVISSDRGLCGAFNNNVFKATVALIKEKYADVEQDGGLHILPLGKKSFEYFSKRDYQVIDKYYGLFSNLSFEEAKGTAEEVMKSFVDGKYDRVELVYNEFKNVATQVLQVEQFLPVATLEQPEEETTTFSFTTQEYIYQPSKEFMLEELVPKSLKVQFYKAALESNASEHGARMTAMDQATDNAGEMLKALKLAYNRTRQAAITKEILEIVGGAEALASDG from the coding sequence ATGGCTAATTTAAAAGAAGTAAAAAACAGAATATCGTCTGTCACCTCTACACAACAGATCACTAGCGCCATGAAAATGGTAGCGGCGGCCAAGTTGAAAAGAGCGCAAGACAAGATTACTCAGATGAGACCCTATTCGCAAAAGCTCACTGGGCTATTGCAGAATGTGTCTGCGGGAATGGACGATAATGCTGAAAACATCTACGGTCAAGAACGAGAAGTAAACAATGTACTTCTTGTGGTCATCTCTTCGGACAGAGGACTTTGTGGCGCGTTCAACAATAACGTGTTTAAAGCAACAGTGGCTTTGATCAAAGAAAAGTATGCCGATGTTGAGCAGGATGGTGGCTTGCATATTTTGCCTTTAGGTAAAAAATCGTTTGAGTATTTCTCTAAGAGAGATTATCAAGTGATCGACAAATATTACGGCTTGTTTTCAAACCTTTCCTTTGAAGAGGCAAAAGGCACAGCCGAAGAGGTGATGAAGTCGTTTGTAGACGGAAAATACGACAGAGTTGAATTGGTATATAATGAGTTCAAAAACGTAGCAACTCAAGTGTTGCAGGTAGAGCAATTTTTGCCAGTGGCGACTTTGGAGCAGCCAGAAGAAGAGACTACTACATTTTCATTTACTACTCAAGAGTATATTTATCAGCCATCAAAAGAATTCATGTTGGAGGAGTTAGTTCCGAAATCATTGAAGGTGCAGTTTTATAAAGCCGCTTTAGAATCTAACGCTTCTGAGCATGGTGCACGTATGACTGCGATGGATCAAGCTACTGATAATGCAGGTGAAATGTTGAAAGCCTTGAAACTGGCCTATAACAGGACTCGTCAGGCAGCAATTACTAAAGAAATTCTTGAAATCGTGGGTGGTGCAGAAGCATTGGCCAGTGATGGATAA
- the atpA gene encoding F0F1 ATP synthase subunit alpha: protein MADVRPDEVSSILREQLSNFRTEAELEEIGTVLQVGDGVARIYGLTQAQSGELLEFENGLKAMVLNLEEDNVGAVLLGESSGVKEGDTVKRTKQIASIKAGDGLCGRVIDTLGNPIDGKGPVSGELFDMPLERKAPGVIYRQPVAEPLQTGITSIDSMIPIGRGQRELIIGDRQTGKTAVAIDTIINQKEFYEKGEPVFCIYVAVGQKASTVAGIYAALEKAGAMAYTVIVSASAADPAPMQFFAPFTGAAVGEYFRDTGRPALVVYDDLSKQAVAYREVSLLLRRPPGREAYPGDVFYLHSRLLERAAKVNENDEIAQDMNDLPESLKGKVKGGGSLTALPIIETQAGDVSAYIPTNVISITDGQIFLETNLFNSGIRPAINVGISVSRVGGSAQIKSMKKVAGTLKLDQAQFRELEAFAKFGSDLDNATRLVISRGQKNQEILKQAQYSPIPVGEQVATIYASTKGFMDKVPVDKARAYQSEFVTVLRTQHADILSALGAGKFDDDTTTKLGEVAKEVATRFEN, encoded by the coding sequence ATGGCAGATGTAAGACCAGATGAAGTTTCATCGATATTGAGAGAGCAACTCTCGAACTTCAGAACAGAGGCTGAATTAGAAGAAATAGGTACAGTACTACAAGTAGGTGATGGCGTAGCCAGAATCTATGGCTTGACTCAGGCACAGTCAGGTGAGCTTTTGGAGTTTGAAAATGGCTTGAAAGCCATGGTTTTGAACCTTGAAGAAGACAACGTAGGAGCTGTATTGCTTGGAGAATCTTCTGGTGTGAAAGAAGGTGATACCGTTAAAAGAACTAAACAGATTGCTTCTATTAAAGCTGGCGACGGCTTATGCGGTAGAGTAATTGATACCTTGGGTAATCCTATCGATGGTAAAGGCCCAGTTTCTGGCGAGCTTTTCGATATGCCATTGGAGCGTAAGGCACCAGGTGTAATTTACAGACAGCCAGTAGCAGAACCGCTACAGACGGGTATTACATCTATTGACTCTATGATTCCAATTGGTAGAGGACAAAGAGAATTGATCATTGGTGACCGTCAGACAGGTAAGACAGCTGTAGCGATCGATACCATTATCAACCAAAAAGAATTTTACGAAAAAGGAGAGCCTGTATTTTGTATCTACGTTGCTGTAGGACAAAAAGCATCTACTGTAGCTGGTATTTATGCCGCTTTGGAAAAAGCAGGCGCAATGGCATATACCGTGATTGTATCTGCATCTGCAGCTGACCCTGCCCCTATGCAGTTCTTTGCTCCATTTACTGGTGCAGCCGTGGGTGAGTATTTCAGAGATACGGGTAGACCTGCGCTTGTAGTTTATGATGACTTGTCTAAGCAAGCTGTAGCTTACCGTGAAGTGTCTCTTCTATTGAGAAGACCTCCAGGACGTGAAGCATACCCTGGTGATGTATTCTACCTTCACTCAAGATTGCTAGAAAGAGCGGCTAAAGTCAACGAAAATGATGAGATAGCACAAGATATGAATGACTTGCCTGAGTCATTGAAAGGTAAAGTAAAAGGTGGTGGGTCGTTGACAGCACTTCCAATTATCGAAACTCAAGCGGGAGACGTTTCTGCCTATATCCCGACTAACGTGATTTCTATTACGGACGGTCAGATCTTCTTGGAAACTAACTTGTTCAACTCAGGTATCAGACCTGCGATTAACGTAGGTATCTCTGTGTCTAGGGTAGGAGGTTCTGCTCAGATCAAGTCAATGAAGAAGGTAGCAGGTACTTTGAAATTGGATCAAGCACAATTTAGAGAACTTGAAGCTTTCGCTAAGTTTGGTTCTGATCTTGACAATGCAACAAGACTTGTTATCTCAAGAGGGCAGAAAAACCAAGAAATATTGAAGCAAGCCCAGTACTCTCCTATTCCGGTAGGTGAGCAGGTAGCTACTATTTATGCTTCTACTAAAGGGTTTATGGATAAAGTTCCTGTGGATAAAGCGAGAGCTTACCAGTCAGAGTTTGTGACCGTACTGAGAACGCAGCATGCCGATATTTTGTCTGCATTAGGCGCTGGCAAGTTTGACGATGATACAACTACTAAATTGGGCGAAGTAGCGAAAGAAGTAGCTACAAGATTTGAAAACTAA